The Corallococcus soli genome includes a window with the following:
- a CDS encoding ATP-binding protein, with the protein MPPSPPEAPDFRSLFEASPNPYLVLTPGLIIVAVTDAYLRTTQTRREAILGRHIFDVFPDNPEDPAASGVSNLRASLERVVKTGAPDAMAVQKYDIPRAGSVGDGFEVRYWSPLNSPVLGADGRLRYIIHRVEDVTDFVHLKSRDAEHNRQHEALQARAGQMEEEIFRRAQQIQETNQQLRTANEQLGELDRLKSEFFANVSHEFRTPLTLMLGPTEDLLAGRSGTLPDEARKELERVHRNAGRLLKLVNALLDLSRLEAGPKEERFVPADLAALTADAASSFRSAMERTGLQFTVDCPPLSEPVYVAPDLWEQIVLNLVSNAFKFTLQGGVTLRLREEGRRVALEVEDTGAGIPAQELPRLFERFHRVPGTASRTHEGTGIGLALVQEFARLHGGAVSVRSTEGEGTTFRVELPLGHAHLPPERIRTTARPRSAAREATSAYVQEALLWNVSKPKEHTQSNHAPTPGQASQDPRPRARILLVDDNRDMRDYIQRVLSTDYDVETVTDGQKALEFALARPPDLVLSDVMMPRLDGVGLLQALRAAPHTRELPILLLSAKAGEQATVQGLSSGADDYLVKPFSAGELLARIASNLRLARMRREMADERARAEGLAEALRARDDFLSVAAHELRTPLAAFQLHLELAERSLGRDAPARALERMKHARSFIRRLALLVDVLMDVSQITSGRLKLTRTDVDLAELLVEVTRFAEEEARREGTQLTVTVDGPVMGAFDASRISQVVHNLVANALKFGRGKPVDVTLRPDDAVVRLCVVDHGIGIKPEDRERIFERFERAVSTHHYGGLGLGLWVSRQVVEAHQGHIEVEDTPGGGTTFRVTLPLKDAAVPPTGAITEQTG; encoded by the coding sequence ATGCCCCCCAGCCCTCCCGAGGCCCCTGACTTCCGGAGCCTCTTCGAAGCCTCGCCCAATCCGTACCTGGTGCTGACGCCCGGGCTCATCATCGTCGCGGTGACGGACGCCTACCTGCGCACCACCCAGACGCGGCGCGAGGCCATCCTCGGCCGCCACATCTTCGACGTCTTCCCGGACAACCCGGAGGACCCGGCGGCCAGCGGAGTGAGCAACCTGCGCGCGTCCCTGGAGCGCGTGGTGAAGACGGGCGCCCCGGACGCCATGGCGGTCCAGAAGTACGACATCCCCCGCGCGGGCTCCGTGGGGGACGGGTTCGAGGTGCGCTACTGGAGCCCGCTGAACTCCCCGGTGTTGGGCGCGGACGGCAGGCTGCGCTACATCATCCACCGCGTGGAGGACGTGACGGACTTCGTCCACCTGAAGAGCCGGGACGCGGAGCACAACCGCCAGCACGAAGCGCTCCAGGCCCGCGCGGGGCAGATGGAGGAGGAGATCTTCCGCCGCGCGCAGCAGATCCAGGAGACCAACCAGCAGCTGCGCACCGCGAACGAGCAGCTGGGGGAGCTGGACCGGCTCAAGTCGGAGTTCTTCGCCAACGTCAGCCACGAGTTCCGCACGCCGCTGACGCTGATGCTGGGGCCCACCGAGGACCTGCTCGCCGGACGCTCGGGCACGCTGCCAGACGAGGCGCGCAAGGAGCTGGAGCGCGTGCACCGCAACGCGGGGCGCCTGCTCAAGCTGGTCAACGCGCTGTTGGACCTGTCGCGCCTGGAGGCCGGCCCCAAGGAGGAGCGCTTCGTGCCCGCGGACCTGGCGGCGCTGACGGCGGACGCGGCGAGCAGCTTCCGCTCCGCCATGGAGCGCACGGGGCTCCAGTTCACCGTGGACTGTCCGCCCCTTTCCGAACCCGTCTACGTGGCGCCGGACCTGTGGGAGCAGATCGTCCTCAACCTGGTCTCCAACGCGTTCAAGTTCACGCTCCAGGGCGGCGTCACGCTGCGCCTGCGCGAGGAGGGCCGGCGCGTGGCGCTGGAGGTGGAGGACACCGGCGCGGGCATCCCCGCGCAGGAGCTGCCGCGCCTCTTCGAGCGCTTCCACCGCGTGCCGGGCACCGCGTCGCGCACGCACGAAGGCACCGGCATCGGGCTCGCGCTGGTGCAGGAGTTCGCGCGGCTGCACGGCGGCGCGGTGTCGGTGCGCAGCACCGAGGGCGAGGGCACCACCTTCCGGGTGGAGCTGCCCCTGGGCCACGCGCACCTGCCCCCGGAGCGGATCCGCACCACGGCCCGGCCCCGCTCCGCGGCGCGCGAGGCCACGTCCGCCTACGTGCAGGAGGCGCTCCTGTGGAACGTCTCCAAGCCGAAGGAGCACACGCAGTCCAACCACGCCCCGACTCCGGGACAGGCGTCCCAGGACCCGCGGCCCCGCGCGCGCATCCTGCTGGTGGACGACAACCGCGACATGCGGGACTACATCCAGCGCGTGCTCTCCACCGACTACGACGTGGAGACGGTGACGGACGGCCAGAAGGCGCTGGAGTTCGCGCTGGCCCGGCCGCCGGACCTGGTGCTGTCGGACGTGATGATGCCGCGCCTGGACGGCGTGGGCCTGCTGCAGGCCCTGCGCGCGGCGCCGCACACGCGCGAGCTGCCCATCCTGCTGCTGTCCGCGAAGGCCGGCGAGCAGGCCACGGTGCAGGGCCTGTCCTCCGGGGCGGACGACTACCTGGTGAAGCCCTTCTCCGCGGGGGAGCTGCTGGCGCGCATCGCCTCCAACCTGAGGCTCGCGAGGATGCGCCGGGAGATGGCCGACGAGCGCGCTCGCGCCGAAGGGCTGGCCGAAGCGCTGCGCGCCCGGGATGACTTCCTCTCCGTGGCGGCGCACGAGCTGCGCACGCCGCTGGCCGCCTTCCAGCTGCACCTGGAGCTGGCGGAGCGCAGCCTGGGACGGGACGCGCCGGCCAGGGCCCTGGAGCGGATGAAGCATGCGCGCTCCTTCATCCGGAGGCTCGCGCTGCTGGTGGACGTGCTGATGGACGTGTCGCAGATCACCAGCGGCCGGCTGAAGCTCACCCGCACGGACGTGGACCTCGCGGAGCTGCTGGTGGAGGTGACGCGCTTCGCGGAGGAGGAGGCCCGGCGCGAGGGCACGCAGCTCACCGTCACCGTGGACGGGCCGGTGATGGGCGCCTTCGACGCGTCCCGCATCTCCCAGGTGGTGCACAACCTGGTGGCCAACGCGCTGAAGTTCGGCCGGGGCAAGCCGGTGGACGTGACGCTGCGACCGGACGACGCGGTGGTGCGCCTGTGCGTCGTGGACCACGGCATCGGCATCAAGCCGGAGGACCGCGAGCGCATCTTCGAGCGCTTCGAGCGCGCGGTGTCCACGCACCACTACGGCGGCCTGGGCCTGGGCCTGTGGGTGTCACGCCAGGTGGTGGAGGCCCACCAGGGCCACATTGAGGTGGAGGACACGCCGGGCGGCGGCACCACGTTCCGCGTGACGCTGCCGCTGAAGGACGCGGCCGTCCCCCCCACGGGGGCCATCACCGAACAGACGGGCTGA
- a CDS encoding AI-2E family transporter, translating to MSQPVDTAPDERRKRLMLLAGLWLAIALMLFTLRSVVMPFAGAALIAYLVQPLVGRITRWNLGGRSVPRWVAILLIYSGFFLAVYLFFIALVPQLYREVVRISREMAAFASALTPEHLQTLAQRAETWLNVYGIPVALSDRAMEGAAAGTSGGFSLALDLEQMLTDAVSRGTTLVRENMSDIVNVSRRIVTEVLAGVFMLFFILMVAAFFSIDAQSIRRYFGTLVPAEFLPDAKTLVANIDRSLSGVVRGQVTICLVNGALTLVGLLLFGVKFAFLLATIATLFSLIPIFGTIISSVPIVLIALADGVQKAFALLLWIIGIHALEAYFLNPKIMGEAARIHPVVVAFSLIAGEKLFGLWGALFAVPVASILVACFDYARLKAQPPPRVTAAVQQPIAASDAAPAA from the coding sequence ATGTCGCAGCCCGTGGACACCGCCCCCGATGAACGCCGCAAGCGCCTGATGCTCCTCGCGGGGCTGTGGCTGGCCATCGCGTTGATGCTCTTCACCCTGCGCTCGGTGGTGATGCCCTTCGCGGGCGCGGCGCTCATCGCGTACCTGGTGCAGCCGCTGGTGGGGCGCATCACGCGGTGGAACCTGGGCGGCCGCTCCGTGCCCCGGTGGGTGGCCATCCTGCTCATCTATTCGGGCTTCTTCCTGGCGGTGTACCTCTTCTTCATCGCGCTGGTGCCGCAGCTGTACCGCGAGGTGGTGCGCATCAGCCGGGAGATGGCGGCCTTCGCCAGCGCGCTCACGCCGGAGCACCTGCAGACGCTCGCGCAGCGCGCGGAGACGTGGCTCAACGTGTACGGCATCCCCGTGGCCCTGTCGGACCGGGCCATGGAGGGCGCGGCGGCGGGCACGTCCGGTGGCTTCAGCCTCGCGCTGGACCTGGAGCAGATGCTCACGGACGCGGTGTCCCGGGGCACGACGCTCGTGCGCGAGAACATGTCGGACATCGTCAACGTGTCGCGCCGCATCGTCACGGAGGTGCTGGCCGGCGTCTTCATGCTGTTCTTCATCCTGATGGTCGCCGCGTTCTTCTCCATCGACGCGCAGTCCATCCGCCGCTACTTCGGCACGCTGGTGCCCGCGGAGTTCCTCCCCGACGCGAAGACGCTGGTGGCGAACATCGACCGCTCGCTGTCGGGCGTGGTGCGCGGCCAGGTCACCATCTGCCTGGTCAACGGGGCCCTCACGCTGGTGGGCCTGCTGCTGTTCGGCGTGAAGTTCGCCTTCCTGCTGGCCACCATCGCCACGCTCTTCAGCCTCATCCCCATCTTCGGCACCATCATCAGCTCCGTGCCCATCGTGCTCATCGCGCTGGCGGACGGCGTGCAGAAGGCCTTCGCGCTCCTGCTGTGGATCATCGGCATCCACGCGCTGGAGGCGTACTTCCTCAACCCGAAGATCATGGGCGAGGCCGCGCGCATCCACCCCGTGGTGGTGGCCTTCTCCCTCATCGCGGGGGAGAAGCTCTTCGGCCTGTGGGGCGCGCTCTTCGCCGTGCCGGTGGCCTCCATCCTCGTGGCCTGCTTCGACTACGCCCGCCTCAAGGCCCAGCCGCCCCCCCGGGTGACGGCCGCCGTGCAGCAGCCCATCGCCGCCTCGGACGCCGCTCCCGCGGCCTGA